From Drosophila suzukii chromosome 2R, CBGP_Dsuzu_IsoJpt1.0, whole genome shotgun sequence, a single genomic window includes:
- the LOC136116581 gene encoding serine protease 33, giving the protein MQLLLWLCVILLLLCHFVPSQANILNTLLGVPAECVHQSGVWPCKLSFSCWLQGGKHAKGCGSNKWLFSCCVSDPQSQHLHHSPSPLANLVDYGQLKLNLNSLPKRIMLRRRDDNELLNLKPECGLPRTAQNTLQKRIIGGRPAQFAEYPWQAHIRIAEYQCGGVLISANMVATAAHCIQQAQLADITVYLGELDTQDLGHIHEPLPVEKHSVLQKIIHPRFNFRMTQPDRYDLALLKLAQPTAFTEHILPICLPSYPIRLIGRKGLIAGWGKTEAHMGHAGTNMLQVASVPIITTLDCVRWHESKQINVEIKAEMFCAGHSDGHMDACLGDSGGPLVIKERGRFVLVGITSAGFGCGVDHQPGIYHNVQKTVRWIQEVVTRNEL; this is encoded by the exons AtgcagctgctgctgtggCTGTGCGTgatcctcctgctcctctgTCACTTTGTTCCCAGCCAAGCTA ATATTCTGAACACCCTGCTGGGCGTGCCCGCGGAATGCGTCCACCAGAGCGGCGTTTGGCCCTGCAAGCTGAGCTTCTCCTGCTGGCTGCAAGGCGGCAAGCACGCCAAGGGATGTGGCAGCAACAAGTGGCTCTTCAGCTGCTGCGTCTCCGATCCGCAGAGCCAGCACCTGCACCACTCCCCCTCCCCGCTGGCCAACCTGGTGGACTACGGCCAGCTGAAGCTCAATCTCAACAGCCTGCCCAAGCGGATCATGCTGCGCCGACGTGACGACAACGAGCTCCTCAATCTCAAG CCCGAATGTGGACTGCCCCGAACGGCGCAGAACACTTTGCAGAAGCGCATCATTGGCGGTAGACCTGCCCAGTTCGCCGAGTATCCGTGGCAGGCGCACATCCGCATCGCGGAGTACCAGTGCGGCGGGGTGCTCATCTCGGCCAACATGGTGGCCACCGCCGCCCACTGCATCCAGCAGGCCCAGCTGGCGGACATCACCGTCTACCTTGGGGAGCTGGACACCCAGGATCTGGGCCACATCCACGAGCCGCTGCCCGTGGAGAAGCACAGCGTGCTGCAGAAGATCATCCACCCCCGCTTCAACTTCCGCATGACCCAGCCGGACCGCTATGACCTGGCTCTGCTCAAGCTGGCCCAGCCGACGGCCTTCACGGAGCACATCCTGCCCATCTGCCTGCCTTCATATCCCATCCGGCTGATCGGACGGAAGGGACTGATCGCCGGGTGGGGCAAGACGGAGGCGCACATGGGCCACGCCGGCACCAACATGCTGCAGGTGGCCAGTGTTCCCATCATCA CCACCTTGGACTGCGTCCGCTGGCACGAGAGCAAGCAGATCAATGTGGAGATCAAGGCGGAGATGTTCTGTGCCGGCCATTCCGATGGTCATATGGATGCGTGTCTGG GAGACTCTGGAGGTCCTTTGGTGATCAAGGAGCGCGGTCGCTTTGTGCTCGTGGGCATAACCAGTGCGGGCTTTGGCTGCGGCGTAGATCATCAGCCAG GCATCTATCACAACGTCCAGAAGACTGTGCGGTGGATCCAGGAAGTGGTGACCCGCAACGAGTTATAG
- the LOC108008816 gene encoding uncharacterized protein codes for MAPNDPSHPGGKASAVALAASHTISYVQCQNLKYNVIILGWLGVIISSVILGSSVLTIHLRADIELLLNQWPLNLIPVTDQQLLINLLTIFSSIAYGMSLINMGVSLLLLIGIARDSSCLMYPWLIYHGVIFGFGLYLGVFYATAGLFIDLSSFLMCLLVFTLVLVIFYKIYHEVFTLFRVMEQQSKEGALGGLYYQDAEHAWTAAGLPYQQVYLPRLPIQK; via the exons ATGGCCCCCAACGATCCATCGCATCCTGGTGGCAAGGCCTCCGCCGTGGCCCTGGCCGCCAGCCACACCATCTCGTATGTGCAGTGCCAGAACCTCAAGTACAATGTCATCATCCTCGGCTGGCTGGGCGTGATCATCTCCAGCGTGATCCTAGGCAGCTCCGTCCTGACCATCCACTTGCGGGCGGACATCGAGCTGCTGCTCAACCAGTGGCCCTTGAACTTGATCCCGGTTACAGATCAGCAGCTACTGATCAATT TGTTGACCATCTTTAGCTCCATTGCCTACGGAATGTCGTTGATCAACATGGGAGTCAGTCTGCTGCTGCTAATAGGTATCGCCCGG GACTCAAGTTGCTTGATGTACCCCTGGTTAATCTATCATGGCGTTATTTTTGGCTTTGGTCTTTATTTGGGGGTTTTCTATGCGACCGCAGGTTTGTTTATTGACCTGTCGAGCTTTCTAATGTGTCTTCTGGTGTTCACCCTTGTGCTGG TTATTTTTTACAAGATCTACCACGAGGTCTTCACCCTATTCCGCGTGATGGAGCAGCAGTCGAAGGAGGGGGCCTTGGGCGGGCTTTACTACCAGGATGCCGAGCACGCATGGACCGCGGCTGGGCTTCCCTATCAGCAGGTCTATCTGCCGCGTCTGCCAATCCAAAAGTAA
- the LOC108010318 gene encoding uncharacterized protein isoform X1 — translation MLVANTKSNRSSLSTRNNWRWSQLVLAVNLFAYCCCVKPSNATPTTAVTTAALLTGHQLLPWQTAGASAATTPSTARNLYAPYQSFSQQDDISFKDLRQRSDGTVVQSFGSYRTARQMGGSTAQRRSDSSANSQVEIIPAPSVELPQSELITVPKQLVPTMPENVTRQGRRRNYMYIPLQTEGENGSGGSSAAFLQLRPSRNATLSSLGPPAEGIAAVAHEFAAELATQGSPEQQPLELELNPERTERSDLLAAASSTDKLEYAEPENTSRRVGFQFPSYSLKPASPFHPQAYREDNPIFGETSAGGYEPQPYSEDAAPAPPPTQYEQHETRHTRQLYFDSDSASSSFEFPGLVSNSKPHGLKLYRDDVTKFGDINGPITALPQQRPQRGFYFGDTEFRTGPPAPVRQFGPQKNFQEYVGPSEYQGSRKSRYYPYKSSRSPRVVFPTSDNVGTTGPSGPAGSSGPSGNGVYFSDNIAFRDQNFGINELAAVQDVRNDYSLQELDSASEATSSPQSASTFKEKVDITTDTECQHRGGTCEFFLGCWLSGGLIQGTCDGLLRGCCHRTAKSANLGSSDFVGNAVDLTDLPQKNYGPVNNEPSCGISLAKQTAQRRIVGGDDAGFGSFPWQAYIRIGSSRCGGSLISRRHVVTAGHCVARATPRQVHVTLGDYVINSAVEPLPAYTFGVRRIDVHPYFKFTPQADRFDISVLTLERTVHFMPHIAPICLPEKNEDFLGKFGWAAGWGALNPGSRLRPKTLQAVDVPVIENRICERWHRQNGINVVIYQEMLCAGYRNGGKDSCQGDSGGPLMHDKNGRWYLIGVVSAGYSCASRGQPGIYHSVSKTVDWVSYVVGLTMNI, via the exons ATGTTAGTGGCCAATACGAAGAGCAATCGCAGTAGCCTCAGCACACGCAACAACTGGAGATGGAGCCAGCTGGTGTTGGCCGTTAATCTGTTTGCCTACTGCTGCTGTGTCAAGCCCTCGAATGCCACACCCACCACGGCGGTGACCACGGCCGCCCTTTTGACCGGTCACCAATTGCTGCCCTGGCAAACTGCGGGGGCGTCGGCGGCCACCACGCCCTCCACTGCCCGCAATCTGTATGCTCCCTACCAGAGCTTCAGCCAGCAGGATGACATAAGCTTCAAGGATCTCCGCCAGCGCAGCGATGGCACAGTGGTACAGTCCTTCGGTTCCTATCGCACTGCCCGGCAGATGGGCGGCTCCACCGCCCAGAGGAGATCTGATTCCTCCGCCAACTCCCAGGTGGAGATCATACCTGCTCCCTCTGTGGAACTCCCCCAGAGCGAGCTGATCACAGTGCCCAAGCAGCTGGTGCCCACCATGCCGGAGAATGTGACGCGTCAGGGGAGGAGGAGGAACTACATGTATATCCCCCTGCAAACGGAGGGTGAGAATGGATCCGGAGGATCCTCGGCAGCCTTCCTCCAGCTGCGTCCCAGTCGGAATGCCACGCTCTCCTCCCTGGGACCCCCAGCAGAGGGAATAGCCGCTGTGGCCCATGAATTTGCAGCCGAACTGGCCACCCAGGGCAGTCCGGAACAGCAGCCTCTGGAGCTGGAACTCAATCCAGAGCGCACGGAGCGCAGTGATCTCCTAGCCGCCGCCAGTTCCACGGATAAGCTGGAATACGCCGAGCCGGAGAACACCAGCCGGCGGGTGGGCTTCCAGTTTCCCAGCTACAGCCTGAAGCCAGCCAGTCCCTTCCACCCGCAGGCCTATCGCGAGGATAATCCCATCTTCGGGGAGACCAGTGCCGGGGGCTATGAACCGCAGCCTTATAGCGAGGATGCGGCTCCTGCTCCGCCACCCACTCAGTATGAGCAACATGAGACCAGGCACACCAGACAGCTCTACTTCGATTCGGATTCGGCCTCCTCCAGCTTCGAGTTTCCCGGCCTGGTGAGCAACTCCAAGCCACATGGATTGAAGCTTTATCGAGATGATGTGACCAAGTTTGGGGACATCAATGGACCAATTACCGCCTTGCCGCAGCAGAGACCACAGCGTGGCTTTTACTTTGGCGACACCGAGTTCCGGACTGGTCCTCCAGCTCCGGTTAGACAGTTTGGACCGCAGAAGAACTTCCAGGAGTACGTGGGACCCAGCGAGTACCAGGGATCGCGCAAGAGTCGCTACTATCCCTACAAGTCATCGCGCAGCCCGAGGGTCGTCTTCCCCACCAGCGACAATGTGGGCACCACCGGACCCAGTGGTCCCGCCGGCAGCAGTGGACCCTCCGGAAATGGAGTCTACTTCAGCGATAACATTGCTTTTAG GGACCAGAACTTTGGCATCAACGAGCTGGCCGCCGTGCAGGATGTGCGCAACGACTACAGTCTGCAGGAGCTGGACAGCGCCTCGGAGGCCACGAGTAGTCCCCAGTCGGCGAGCACGTTCAAGGAGAAAG TCGACATCACAACGGATACGGAGTGCCAGCACCGGGGCGGCACGTGCGAGTTCTTCCTGGGCTGCTGGCTCTCCGGCGGCCTCATTCAGGGGACCTGCGACGGACTGCTGCGCGGCTGTTGCCACCGCACGGCCAAGTCGGCCAATCTGGGCAGCTCGGACTTCGTCGGCAATGCCGTAGATCTCACCGATCTGCCGCAAAAGAACTATGGACCGGTCAACAACGAACCCA GCTGCGGCATTTCGCTGGCCAAGCAGACCGCCCAGCGGCGGATCGTGGGCGGCGATGATGCGGGCTTCGGTTCCTTTCCCTGGCAGGCCTACATCCGCATCGGTTCCTCCAG ATGTGGAGGTTCGTTGATCTCGCGGCGCCACGTGGTCACCGCCGGTCATTGTGTGGCCCGGGCCACTCCGCGCCAGGTGCACGTCACGCTGGGCGACTACGTGATCAACTCGGCCGTGGAGCCCCTGCCTGCCTACACCTTCGGAGTCCGGCGGATCGACGTCCATCCCTACTTCAAGTTCACGCCGCAGGCGGACCGCTTCGACATATCCGTTCTCACGCTGGAACGCACCGTGCACTTTATGCCACACATAG CTCCCATTTGTCTGCCGGAGAAGAACGAGGACTTCCTGGGCAAGTTCGGCTGGGCCGCCGGCTGGGGAGCCCTCAATCCGGGCTCTCGGCTGCGTCCCAAGACGCTTCAGGCGGTGGATGTGCCCGTGATCGAGAACCGGATCTGCGAGCGCTGGCATCGGCAGAACGGGATCAACGTGGTCATCTACCAGGAGATGCTCTGTGCGGGATACCGCAACGGGGGCAAGGACTCCTGCCAGGGCGACTCCGGAGGACCCCTGATGCACGACAAGAATGGGCGATGGTATCTGATTG GTGTGGTCTCCGCCGGCTACTCCTGTGCGTCCCGGGGACAGCCGGGAATCTATCACAGCGTCAGCAAGACGGTGGACTGGGTATCCTATGTCGTCGGACTCACGATGAACATCTAG
- the LOC108010318 gene encoding uncharacterized protein isoform X2: MLVANTKSNRSSLSTRNNWRWSQLVLAVNLFAYCCCVKPSNATPTTAVTTAALLTGHQLLPWQTAGASAATTPSTARNLYAPYQSFSQQDDISFKDLRQRSDGTVVQSFGSYRTARQMGGSTAQRRSDSSANSQVEIIPAPSVELPQSELITVPKQLVPTMPENVTRQGRRRNYMYIPLQTEGENGSGGSSAAFLQLRPSRNATLSSLGPPAEGIAAVAHEFAAELATQGSPEQQPLELELNPERTERSDLLAAASSTDKLEYAEPENTSRRVGFQFPSYSLKPASPFHPQAYREDNPIFGETSAGGYEPQPYSEDAAPAPPPTQYEQHETRHTRQLYFDSDSASSSFEFPGLVSNSKPHGLKLYRDDVTKFGDINGPITALPQQRPQRGFYFGDTEFRTGPPAPVRQFGPQKNFQEYVGPSEYQGSRKSRYYPYKSSRSPRVVFPTSDNVGTTGPSGPAGSSGPSGNGVYFSDNIAFRDQNFGINELAAVQDVRNDYSLQELDSASEATSSPQSASTFKEKGCGISLAKQTAQRRIVGGDDAGFGSFPWQAYIRIGSSRCGGSLISRRHVVTAGHCVARATPRQVHVTLGDYVINSAVEPLPAYTFGVRRIDVHPYFKFTPQADRFDISVLTLERTVHFMPHIAPICLPEKNEDFLGKFGWAAGWGALNPGSRLRPKTLQAVDVPVIENRICERWHRQNGINVVIYQEMLCAGYRNGGKDSCQGDSGGPLMHDKNGRWYLIGVVSAGYSCASRGQPGIYHSVSKTVDWVSYVVGLTMNI, encoded by the exons ATGTTAGTGGCCAATACGAAGAGCAATCGCAGTAGCCTCAGCACACGCAACAACTGGAGATGGAGCCAGCTGGTGTTGGCCGTTAATCTGTTTGCCTACTGCTGCTGTGTCAAGCCCTCGAATGCCACACCCACCACGGCGGTGACCACGGCCGCCCTTTTGACCGGTCACCAATTGCTGCCCTGGCAAACTGCGGGGGCGTCGGCGGCCACCACGCCCTCCACTGCCCGCAATCTGTATGCTCCCTACCAGAGCTTCAGCCAGCAGGATGACATAAGCTTCAAGGATCTCCGCCAGCGCAGCGATGGCACAGTGGTACAGTCCTTCGGTTCCTATCGCACTGCCCGGCAGATGGGCGGCTCCACCGCCCAGAGGAGATCTGATTCCTCCGCCAACTCCCAGGTGGAGATCATACCTGCTCCCTCTGTGGAACTCCCCCAGAGCGAGCTGATCACAGTGCCCAAGCAGCTGGTGCCCACCATGCCGGAGAATGTGACGCGTCAGGGGAGGAGGAGGAACTACATGTATATCCCCCTGCAAACGGAGGGTGAGAATGGATCCGGAGGATCCTCGGCAGCCTTCCTCCAGCTGCGTCCCAGTCGGAATGCCACGCTCTCCTCCCTGGGACCCCCAGCAGAGGGAATAGCCGCTGTGGCCCATGAATTTGCAGCCGAACTGGCCACCCAGGGCAGTCCGGAACAGCAGCCTCTGGAGCTGGAACTCAATCCAGAGCGCACGGAGCGCAGTGATCTCCTAGCCGCCGCCAGTTCCACGGATAAGCTGGAATACGCCGAGCCGGAGAACACCAGCCGGCGGGTGGGCTTCCAGTTTCCCAGCTACAGCCTGAAGCCAGCCAGTCCCTTCCACCCGCAGGCCTATCGCGAGGATAATCCCATCTTCGGGGAGACCAGTGCCGGGGGCTATGAACCGCAGCCTTATAGCGAGGATGCGGCTCCTGCTCCGCCACCCACTCAGTATGAGCAACATGAGACCAGGCACACCAGACAGCTCTACTTCGATTCGGATTCGGCCTCCTCCAGCTTCGAGTTTCCCGGCCTGGTGAGCAACTCCAAGCCACATGGATTGAAGCTTTATCGAGATGATGTGACCAAGTTTGGGGACATCAATGGACCAATTACCGCCTTGCCGCAGCAGAGACCACAGCGTGGCTTTTACTTTGGCGACACCGAGTTCCGGACTGGTCCTCCAGCTCCGGTTAGACAGTTTGGACCGCAGAAGAACTTCCAGGAGTACGTGGGACCCAGCGAGTACCAGGGATCGCGCAAGAGTCGCTACTATCCCTACAAGTCATCGCGCAGCCCGAGGGTCGTCTTCCCCACCAGCGACAATGTGGGCACCACCGGACCCAGTGGTCCCGCCGGCAGCAGTGGACCCTCCGGAAATGGAGTCTACTTCAGCGATAACATTGCTTTTAG GGACCAGAACTTTGGCATCAACGAGCTGGCCGCCGTGCAGGATGTGCGCAACGACTACAGTCTGCAGGAGCTGGACAGCGCCTCGGAGGCCACGAGTAGTCCCCAGTCGGCGAGCACGTTCAAGGAGAAAG GCTGCGGCATTTCGCTGGCCAAGCAGACCGCCCAGCGGCGGATCGTGGGCGGCGATGATGCGGGCTTCGGTTCCTTTCCCTGGCAGGCCTACATCCGCATCGGTTCCTCCAG ATGTGGAGGTTCGTTGATCTCGCGGCGCCACGTGGTCACCGCCGGTCATTGTGTGGCCCGGGCCACTCCGCGCCAGGTGCACGTCACGCTGGGCGACTACGTGATCAACTCGGCCGTGGAGCCCCTGCCTGCCTACACCTTCGGAGTCCGGCGGATCGACGTCCATCCCTACTTCAAGTTCACGCCGCAGGCGGACCGCTTCGACATATCCGTTCTCACGCTGGAACGCACCGTGCACTTTATGCCACACATAG CTCCCATTTGTCTGCCGGAGAAGAACGAGGACTTCCTGGGCAAGTTCGGCTGGGCCGCCGGCTGGGGAGCCCTCAATCCGGGCTCTCGGCTGCGTCCCAAGACGCTTCAGGCGGTGGATGTGCCCGTGATCGAGAACCGGATCTGCGAGCGCTGGCATCGGCAGAACGGGATCAACGTGGTCATCTACCAGGAGATGCTCTGTGCGGGATACCGCAACGGGGGCAAGGACTCCTGCCAGGGCGACTCCGGAGGACCCCTGATGCACGACAAGAATGGGCGATGGTATCTGATTG GTGTGGTCTCCGCCGGCTACTCCTGTGCGTCCCGGGGACAGCCGGGAATCTATCACAGCGTCAGCAAGACGGTGGACTGGGTATCCTATGTCGTCGGACTCACGATGAACATCTAG